One Mycobacterium marseillense DNA window includes the following coding sequences:
- a CDS encoding TIGR03668 family PPOX class F420-dependent oxidoreductase, translating to MGEFDPRARFTESPVARLGTVTPGGAPHLVPVVFAVAADPVSGQDVVYTAVDAKPKTTRRLRRLANIDANPLVSLLVDHYADDWTRLWWVRVDGVATVHDDGQALEVGRRLLRAKYPQYQSVSLDGPVIAVAVHRWSSWHH from the coding sequence GTGGGCGAATTCGACCCGCGGGCCAGGTTCACCGAGTCCCCGGTAGCGCGGTTGGGCACCGTCACGCCGGGCGGCGCGCCACACCTGGTGCCGGTGGTCTTCGCGGTCGCCGCCGACCCGGTGAGCGGCCAGGACGTCGTGTACACCGCCGTCGACGCGAAACCGAAGACCACACGGCGGCTGCGCCGGCTGGCCAACATCGACGCCAACCCCCTTGTGAGCCTGCTGGTGGACCACTACGCCGATGACTGGACGCGGCTGTGGTGGGTGCGAGTCGACGGTGTCGCGACCGTCCACGACGATGGCCAGGCCCTGGAGGTTGGGCGCCGGCTGCTGCGCGCGAAATACCCTCAATACCAATCGGTTTCGCTGGACGGTCCGGTGATCGCCGTCGCCGTGCACCGCTGGTCGAGCTGGCATCACTGA
- the oxc gene encoding oxalyl-CoA decarboxylase, with product MSTVSASGSDAQGPARVLDGFHLVVEALKANDVQTIYGLVGIPITDLARTAQASGIRYIGFRQEASAGNAAAAAGFLTRRPGVCLTTSGPGFLNALPALANATTNCFPMIQISGSSDRALVDLQRGDYQDLDQLNAARPFAKAAYRIDRIEDIGRGVARAIRTAVSGRPGGVYLDIPGDVLGQTLQASGAAGTIWRVVDPAPRQVPAPDAVDRALGVLAQARRPLIVLGKGAAYAQADNAIRRFVEATGIPFLPMSMAKGLLPDSHPQSAATARSLAISRADAVLLIGARLNWLLGHGESPQWSADATFVQVDIAATEFDSNQPIAAPLAGDIGSVMSALCDAVTAQPITTPADWTRELADRKAHNDAKMRERLAEDPHPMRFYSALGAIRAVLQGNRDVYVVNEGANALDLARNVIDMELPRHRLDTGTWGVMGIGMGYAIAAAVETGRPVVAIEGDSAFGFSGMEIETICRYRLPVTVVILNNGGVYRGDETAAHPSDPAPTVLNARARHELIAEAFGGKGYHVTTPGELRAALTEAIGSGGPSVIDCELDPAAGVESGHLASLNPARAATVSGGG from the coding sequence ATGTCCACCGTTTCGGCGTCGGGAAGCGACGCGCAGGGGCCGGCCCGCGTGCTCGACGGCTTCCACCTCGTGGTGGAGGCGCTCAAGGCCAACGACGTCCAGACCATCTACGGCCTCGTCGGCATCCCGATCACCGACCTCGCCCGCACCGCGCAGGCGTCGGGCATCCGCTATATCGGCTTTCGGCAGGAGGCCTCGGCCGGCAACGCCGCGGCGGCCGCCGGATTCCTCACCCGCCGCCCCGGCGTATGCCTCACGACGTCGGGGCCCGGGTTCCTCAACGCATTGCCGGCGTTGGCCAACGCCACGACGAACTGCTTCCCGATGATCCAGATCTCCGGCTCGAGCGACCGGGCGCTGGTGGATCTGCAGCGCGGTGACTACCAGGATCTCGACCAGCTCAACGCCGCCCGGCCGTTCGCGAAGGCGGCCTATCGGATCGACCGGATCGAGGACATCGGTCGCGGCGTCGCGCGCGCCATTCGCACCGCGGTCTCCGGTCGTCCCGGCGGCGTGTATCTCGACATCCCCGGCGACGTCCTGGGCCAGACCCTGCAGGCCTCGGGCGCCGCCGGCACGATCTGGCGGGTGGTCGACCCCGCGCCCCGTCAAGTGCCCGCACCCGACGCGGTCGATCGCGCGCTGGGCGTGCTGGCCCAGGCGCGACGGCCATTGATCGTGCTCGGCAAGGGTGCGGCGTATGCCCAGGCGGACAACGCGATTCGACGGTTCGTCGAGGCCACCGGGATTCCGTTCCTGCCCATGTCCATGGCCAAGGGGCTACTACCCGATTCCCACCCGCAGTCCGCGGCGACCGCACGCTCGCTGGCGATCTCCCGCGCCGACGCCGTCCTGCTGATCGGCGCCCGGCTGAATTGGCTGCTGGGCCACGGGGAGTCGCCGCAATGGTCCGCCGACGCCACATTCGTACAGGTCGATATCGCGGCGACCGAATTCGACAGCAATCAGCCGATCGCCGCGCCGCTGGCCGGCGACATCGGCTCGGTGATGTCCGCGCTGTGCGACGCCGTGACCGCCCAACCCATCACCACGCCCGCGGACTGGACCCGTGAGCTGGCCGACCGCAAGGCACACAACGACGCCAAGATGCGCGAGCGCCTGGCCGAGGACCCCCACCCCATGCGGTTCTATAGCGCCCTGGGCGCGATTCGCGCTGTGCTGCAGGGCAACCGCGACGTGTACGTCGTCAACGAGGGCGCCAACGCGCTCGACCTGGCGCGCAACGTCATCGACATGGAGCTGCCGCGGCACCGGCTCGACACGGGAACCTGGGGCGTCATGGGAATCGGCATGGGCTACGCCATTGCGGCCGCCGTCGAGACCGGCAGGCCGGTCGTCGCGATCGAGGGAGACAGCGCATTCGGCTTCAGCGGGATGGAGATCGAGACCATCTGTCGCTACCGGCTGCCGGTGACCGTCGTCATCCTCAACAACGGCGGCGTCTACCGCGGGGACGAGACCGCCGCACACCCGTCGGACCCGGCCCCCACCGTGCTGAACGCGCGGGCGCGCCACGAGCTGATCGCAGAGGCGTTCGGCGGCAAGGGTTATCACGTCACCACGCCCGGTGAGCTGCGCGCGGCGCTGACCGAGGCGATCGGGTCCGGGGGGCCGTCGGTCATCGACTGCGAGCTCGACCCGGCCGCGGGAGTGGAAAGCGGGCATCTGGCGAGCCTGAACCCGGCCCGCGCGGCCACGGTCAGCGGCGGCGGGTGA
- a CDS encoding L,D-transpeptidase, protein MRRGVRYLFVMVAITVMGLVGSVGRGSAAVPTPHSSPEVASILPADGAVVGVAHPVVVTFTAPVADRAAVERSIHVTSPGGTPGHFEWIHNTVVQWVPNQYWPPHTHVSVGIQALTTGFDTGDALLGIASISKHTFTVSRDGEVLRTMPASMGKPSRPTPMGSFTALEKQRTVVMDSRTIGIPLSSPEGYKITAQYAVRVTWSGVYVHSAPWSVDSQGYANVSHGCINLSPDNAAWYFNQVNVGDPIQVVA, encoded by the coding sequence ATGCGCCGAGGCGTTCGTTATCTATTTGTTATGGTCGCGATCACGGTCATGGGCCTGGTGGGATCGGTAGGCCGTGGCAGCGCCGCCGTGCCGACGCCCCACTCGTCTCCCGAGGTCGCCTCGATTTTGCCCGCCGACGGCGCCGTGGTCGGTGTGGCGCATCCCGTCGTGGTGACGTTCACCGCGCCGGTGGCCGACCGCGCCGCCGTCGAACGGTCGATCCACGTGACGTCGCCGGGCGGTACGCCGGGGCACTTCGAGTGGATCCACAACACGGTCGTGCAGTGGGTTCCCAACCAGTATTGGCCGCCCCACACGCACGTCTCGGTGGGCATTCAGGCCCTGACGACAGGTTTCGACACCGGCGATGCCCTGCTCGGTATCGCCAGCATCTCCAAACACACCTTCACCGTCAGCAGGGACGGCGAGGTGTTGCGCACCATGCCCGCATCGATGGGTAAGCCCAGCAGGCCCACCCCGATGGGCAGCTTCACCGCGCTGGAGAAGCAGCGCACGGTGGTGATGGACTCGCGCACCATCGGCATTCCGCTCAGCTCCCCCGAGGGCTACAAGATCACCGCCCAGTACGCCGTCCGCGTCACCTGGAGCGGCGTCTACGTGCACTCGGCTCCGTGGTCGGTGGACTCCCAGGGCTACGCCAACGTCAGCCACGGGTGCATCAACCTCAGCCCCGACAACGCCGCCTGGTACTTCAACCAGGTCAACGTCGGCGACCCCATCCAGGTCGTGGCCTGA
- a CDS encoding FadD7 family fatty acid--CoA ligase: MGPDSTTGEEVTGPAGPRIADLVETVARRSPQACALVVTAERVPVSYRDLTRLVDDLAAQLKAGGLQAGDRVALCAGSNAEFVVGLLAASRAELVVAPLDPALPDSEQRARSEAVGARAVLVDQPRDHVEAAPPAWRIAVSVGDADPAVSLDVSGAPQRDVATPQGLRDDDAMIMFTGGTTGMPKMVPWTRDNIAGSVAAIVAGYALGERDSTVAVMPLYHGHGLLAALLATLASGGSVLLPSGGRFSAHTFWDDIETVRATWYTAVPTIHQILLERARTERPASTGALRFIRSCSAPLTAETAQALQDTFSAPVVCAFGMTEATHQVATTAAEGGGHSENPGATPGLVGRSTGPEIRIVGPDGQSLPAETVGELWLHGPTVVRGYLGDPSITDANFTRGWLHTGDLGTLSPAGDLVIRGRIKELINRGGEKISPERVEAVLASHPDVLEVAVFGRPDALYGETVAAVIVARGSAAPTADELASFCRDRLAPFEVPTGFQQAAELPHTAKGSLDRRAVAQQFGRGA, from the coding sequence ATGGGACCCGATTCGACAACCGGCGAAGAGGTCACGGGGCCCGCCGGCCCGCGCATCGCCGACCTGGTCGAGACGGTGGCGCGGCGGTCGCCGCAGGCGTGCGCGCTGGTCGTCACCGCCGAACGCGTCCCGGTCAGCTACCGCGACTTGACCCGGCTGGTCGACGATCTCGCCGCACAACTGAAGGCCGGCGGCCTACAGGCGGGTGACCGAGTCGCGCTGTGTGCCGGCAGCAACGCCGAATTCGTGGTCGGGCTACTGGCGGCGTCGCGTGCGGAGCTCGTTGTGGCCCCGCTCGATCCGGCTCTGCCCGACAGCGAGCAGCGCGCCCGCAGCGAGGCGGTGGGCGCGCGGGCGGTGCTCGTCGACCAGCCCCGGGATCACGTCGAGGCGGCACCGCCGGCCTGGCGCATCGCGGTGAGCGTCGGCGACGCCGACCCGGCAGTCAGCCTGGACGTCAGCGGCGCACCGCAGCGCGACGTTGCGACGCCGCAGGGCCTGCGCGACGACGATGCCATGATCATGTTCACCGGCGGCACCACCGGCATGCCCAAGATGGTTCCCTGGACGCGCGACAACATTGCCGGCTCGGTCGCGGCCATCGTCGCCGGATACGCTCTGGGGGAGCGGGATTCGACCGTCGCGGTGATGCCGCTCTACCACGGCCACGGCCTGCTCGCCGCGCTGCTGGCCACCCTGGCGTCCGGGGGATCGGTGTTGCTGCCCTCGGGCGGACGCTTCTCGGCGCACACGTTCTGGGATGACATCGAGACGGTCCGGGCCACCTGGTACACAGCCGTCCCGACCATTCATCAGATCCTGTTGGAACGGGCCCGAACCGAGCGGCCCGCCAGCACCGGCGCCCTGCGGTTCATCCGCAGCTGCAGCGCGCCGCTCACCGCCGAGACGGCGCAGGCCTTGCAGGACACGTTCTCGGCCCCGGTGGTGTGCGCGTTCGGGATGACCGAGGCGACCCACCAGGTCGCGACCACGGCGGCCGAAGGCGGGGGGCACAGCGAAAACCCCGGCGCCACACCGGGTCTCGTCGGCCGCTCGACGGGGCCCGAAATCCGGATCGTTGGGCCCGACGGTCAGTCGTTGCCCGCCGAGACCGTCGGCGAGCTCTGGCTGCACGGCCCCACCGTGGTGCGGGGCTACCTCGGCGACCCGTCGATCACCGACGCCAACTTCACGCGGGGGTGGTTGCACACCGGCGACCTCGGGACGCTGTCGCCGGCCGGCGACCTCGTGATCCGGGGCCGCATCAAGGAACTCATCAACCGGGGCGGGGAGAAGATCTCGCCGGAGCGGGTCGAGGCGGTGCTGGCCAGCCACCCCGACGTCCTAGAGGTGGCCGTGTTCGGCAGGCCGGACGCGCTGTACGGCGAGACCGTGGCCGCGGTGATCGTCGCGCGCGGATCGGCCGCGCCGACGGCCGACGAGCTGGCCTCGTTCTGCCGAGATCGGTTGGCCCCCTTCGAGGTGCCGACCGGCTTCCAGCAGGCGGCGGAGTTGCCGCACACCGCCAAAGGCTCGCTGGACCGGCGCGCCGTCGCCCAACAGTTCGGCCGCGGGGCCTAG
- a CDS encoding S1C family serine protease encodes MSKSHHRSVWSRVVSVLAVVALGLGLHAGIGVGLAAGPATAAPPALPLDPSAMVGQVGPQVVNIDTKFGYNNAVGAGTGIVIDPNGVVLTNNHVISGATDISAFDVGNGQTYAVDVVGYDRTQDIAVLQLRGAAGLPTAAIGGEATVGEPIVALGNAGGQGGTPSAVTGKVVALNQSVSATDTLTGAQENLGGLIQADAPIRPGDSGGPMVNNAGQVIGVDTAATDSYKMSGGQGFAIPIGRAMGVAGQIRAGAGSNTVHIGPTAFLGLGVMDNNGNGARVQRVVNGGPAGGAGIAAGDVITGVDNVAITGATSMTEVLVPHHPGDNIAVHYRSADGGDRTANITLAEGPPA; translated from the coding sequence ATGAGCAAATCGCACCACCGCTCGGTCTGGTCCAGGGTGGTCAGCGTGCTGGCCGTGGTCGCGCTCGGCCTCGGTCTGCACGCCGGTATCGGCGTCGGACTGGCCGCCGGGCCGGCGACCGCGGCGCCGCCCGCGCTGCCGCTGGACCCGTCGGCGATGGTCGGTCAGGTGGGGCCGCAGGTGGTCAACATCGACACCAAGTTCGGCTACAACAACGCCGTGGGCGCCGGCACCGGCATCGTGATCGACCCGAACGGTGTGGTGCTGACCAACAACCACGTGATCTCGGGGGCCACCGACATCAGCGCCTTCGACGTCGGCAACGGGCAGACCTACGCGGTCGACGTGGTCGGCTACGACCGCACGCAAGACATCGCGGTGTTGCAGCTGCGCGGCGCCGCCGGGCTGCCCACCGCCGCCATCGGTGGCGAGGCCACGGTGGGCGAGCCGATCGTCGCCCTGGGCAACGCCGGCGGTCAGGGCGGCACCCCCAGCGCGGTCACCGGCAAGGTCGTCGCGCTCAACCAGAGCGTCTCGGCGACCGACACGCTGACCGGCGCGCAGGAGAATCTGGGCGGCCTCATCCAGGCCGACGCGCCGATCAGGCCGGGCGACTCCGGCGGTCCCATGGTGAACAACGCCGGGCAGGTGATCGGCGTGGACACCGCCGCCACCGACAGCTACAAGATGTCCGGCGGGCAGGGCTTCGCCATTCCCATCGGCCGCGCGATGGGCGTCGCCGGCCAGATCAGGGCCGGCGCCGGTTCCAACACGGTGCACATCGGCCCCACCGCATTTTTGGGGCTGGGCGTCATGGACAACAACGGCAACGGCGCCCGCGTGCAGCGCGTGGTCAACGGCGGCCCCGCCGGGGGTGCCGGGATCGCCGCCGGCGACGTCATCACCGGCGTCGACAACGTCGCGATCACCGGGGCGACGTCCATGACCGAGGTGCTCGTCCCGCACCACCCCGGGGACAACATCGCGGTGCATTACCGTTCCGCTGACGGCGGCGACCGCACCGCGAACATCACCCTGGCGGAGGGGCCGCCGGCCTGA
- a CDS encoding elongation factor G-like protein EF-G2: protein MADKTTTSQGAGSAPTANGPDEIRNVVLVGPSGGGKTTLVEALLVAAGVLTRSGSVADGSTVCDYDEAEIRQQRSVGVAVASLSHDGVKVNLVDTPGYADFVGELRAGLRAADCALFVIAANEGVDEPTKSLWQECKQVGMPRAVVITKLDHARANYQEALAAAQNAFGDKVLPLYLPTGLPSCQGLIGLLSQARYEYADGKRTVQAPDPSDAEQIEEARGALIEGIIEESEDESLMERYLGGESIDEGVLIADLERAVARGSFFPVIPVCSTTGVGTYELLEVATRGFPSPMEHPLPEVFTQLGAPHASLTCDTGSPLLAEVVKTTSDPYVGRVSLVRVFSGTIRPDTTIHVSGHFASFFGTANGSGSGGHAHPDHDEDERVGVLSFPLGKQQRPATAVVAGDICAIGKLSRAETGDTLSDKAEPLVLKPWTMPEPLLPVAIAAHAKTDEDKLSVGLGRLAAEDPTLRIEQNQETHQVVLWCMGESHAGVVLDALANRYGVTVDTVELRVPLRETFSGKAKGHGRHVKQSGGHGQYAVCDIEVEPLPEGSGFEFVDKVVGGAVPRQFIPSVEKGVRAQMEKGVHAGYPVVDIRVTLLDGKAHSVDSSDFAFQMAGSLALREAAAATKVALLEPLDEISVLVPDDFVGAVMGDLSSRRGRVLGSDTAGNERTVVKAEVPQVELTRYAIDLRSLAHGAASFTRSFARYEPMPESAAARVNAGV, encoded by the coding sequence ATGGCGGACAAGACAACTACTTCCCAAGGCGCGGGAAGCGCTCCTACCGCCAACGGTCCGGATGAGATTCGCAACGTGGTTCTGGTGGGACCGTCCGGCGGCGGCAAAACCACTCTCGTCGAAGCGCTGTTGGTCGCCGCCGGTGTGTTGACGCGAAGCGGCTCGGTGGCGGACGGCAGCACGGTCTGCGACTACGACGAGGCCGAGATCCGCCAGCAACGGTCGGTGGGCGTCGCCGTGGCGTCCCTGTCGCACGACGGTGTCAAGGTCAATCTGGTCGACACACCCGGCTACGCCGACTTCGTCGGGGAACTGCGGGCCGGGCTGCGGGCCGCCGATTGCGCGCTGTTCGTGATCGCGGCCAACGAAGGCGTCGACGAGCCCACCAAATCGCTGTGGCAGGAGTGCAAGCAGGTCGGCATGCCCCGCGCCGTGGTGATCACCAAGCTCGACCACGCCCGCGCGAATTATCAGGAGGCGCTGGCGGCGGCGCAGAATGCGTTCGGCGACAAGGTCTTACCGCTGTACCTACCGACCGGGCTGCCCTCGTGCCAGGGGTTGATCGGGCTGCTGTCGCAGGCGCGCTACGAATACGCCGACGGGAAGCGCACCGTGCAGGCGCCGGACCCGTCGGACGCCGAGCAGATCGAGGAAGCGCGCGGCGCCCTGATCGAAGGGATCATCGAGGAGTCCGAGGACGAGTCGCTGATGGAGCGGTATCTGGGCGGTGAGTCCATCGACGAAGGCGTCCTCATCGCCGACCTGGAGCGGGCCGTCGCCAGGGGGTCGTTCTTCCCGGTGATCCCGGTCTGCAGCACCACCGGCGTGGGCACGTACGAACTGCTCGAGGTCGCCACCCGCGGGTTCCCGTCGCCGATGGAACACCCGCTGCCGGAGGTCTTTACGCAACTCGGCGCCCCGCACGCCAGCCTGACGTGTGACACCGGCTCGCCGTTGCTCGCGGAGGTGGTGAAGACGACGTCGGACCCCTACGTGGGCAGGGTCAGCCTGGTCCGGGTGTTTTCCGGGACCATCAGGCCCGACACGACGATTCATGTGTCGGGCCATTTCGCGTCGTTCTTCGGGACGGCCAACGGCTCCGGCTCCGGGGGCCACGCGCACCCCGATCACGACGAGGACGAGCGCGTCGGGGTGCTGTCCTTCCCGCTGGGCAAGCAGCAGCGGCCGGCCACGGCCGTGGTGGCCGGCGATATCTGCGCGATCGGCAAGCTGAGTCGCGCCGAGACCGGCGACACCCTTTCGGACAAGGCGGAGCCGCTGGTTCTCAAACCCTGGACCATGCCCGAGCCCCTGCTGCCGGTGGCGATCGCCGCCCACGCCAAGACCGACGAGGACAAGCTGTCGGTGGGACTGGGCCGGTTGGCGGCCGAGGACCCGACCCTGCGGATCGAGCAGAATCAGGAGACCCACCAGGTCGTGCTGTGGTGCATGGGTGAGTCCCACGCCGGTGTGGTACTCGACGCGCTGGCCAACCGGTACGGCGTCACCGTGGACACGGTGGAGTTGCGCGTCCCGTTGCGAGAAACCTTCAGCGGCAAGGCGAAAGGCCATGGCCGTCACGTCAAGCAGTCGGGAGGGCACGGCCAGTACGCGGTGTGCGACATCGAGGTGGAGCCGCTGCCGGAAGGCTCGGGCTTCGAGTTCGTGGACAAGGTGGTCGGCGGGGCGGTGCCGCGGCAGTTCATTCCGAGCGTCGAGAAGGGGGTGCGCGCCCAGATGGAGAAGGGGGTGCACGCGGGCTACCCGGTGGTCGACATCCGCGTCACCCTGCTCGATGGCAAGGCGCACAGCGTCGACTCGTCGGACTTCGCGTTCCAGATGGCCGGCTCGCTGGCGCTGCGCGAGGCCGCCGCCGCCACGAAGGTGGCGCTGCTCGAGCCCCTCGACGAGATCTCGGTGCTGGTGCCCGACGATTTCGTCGGCGCGGTGATGGGCGATCTGTCCAGCAGGCGCGGCCGGGTCCTCGGGTCCGACACCGCGGGCAACGAACGCACCGTGGTCAAGGCCGAGGTGCCCCAGGTCGAGCTGACCCGCTACGCCATCGACCTGCGGTCGCTGGCGCACGGCGCCGCCTCGTTCACCCGGTCGTTCGCCCGCTACGAACCCATGCCGGAGTCCGCCGCGGCCCGGGTCAACGCCGGCGTCTGA
- a CDS encoding LysR family transcriptional regulator: MLFRQLEYFVAVASERHFARAAEKCFVSQPALSAAIAKLERELNVTLINRGRSFEGLTPEGERLVVWARRILAEHDAFKAEVDAVRSGITGTLRLGTVPTASTTASLVLSAFCSAHPLVKVQILSRLAATELYRRLREFELDAAIVHATPDEAHDVHVVPLYQERYVLLSPAEMLGSGAATMTWAQAAQLPLALLNPDMRDRQIIDKAFADHGITVSPQVETDSVASLFAQASAGNWASIVPHTWLWTSPLGPEIRAVEMVDPVLKADVVLATGSSGPGSPIARALAESAAGLALNEFFDAQLLGVTRRR, translated from the coding sequence GTGCTCTTCCGCCAGCTGGAGTACTTCGTTGCGGTCGCCTCCGAGCGCCACTTCGCCCGGGCGGCCGAGAAGTGTTTCGTATCCCAGCCGGCGCTCTCGGCCGCGATCGCCAAGCTGGAACGGGAACTGAACGTCACGCTGATCAACCGCGGCCGCAGCTTCGAGGGCCTCACCCCCGAAGGGGAGCGGTTGGTGGTGTGGGCCAGGCGGATTCTCGCCGAACACGACGCCTTCAAGGCCGAGGTCGACGCCGTGCGCTCGGGCATCACCGGGACGCTGCGGCTGGGCACCGTGCCGACCGCCTCGACGACGGCGTCCCTGGTGCTCTCGGCGTTCTGCTCCGCGCATCCACTGGTGAAGGTGCAGATCCTGTCCCGACTGGCGGCGACCGAACTCTACCGACGCCTGCGCGAGTTCGAACTCGACGCCGCGATCGTGCACGCGACGCCCGACGAGGCGCACGACGTGCACGTGGTCCCGCTCTACCAGGAGCGCTACGTGCTGCTGTCGCCCGCGGAGATGTTGGGATCCGGTGCGGCAACGATGACCTGGGCCCAGGCCGCGCAACTGCCGTTGGCGCTGCTGAACCCCGACATGCGCGACCGCCAGATCATCGACAAGGCGTTCGCCGATCACGGCATCACCGTCAGCCCCCAAGTGGAAACCGATTCCGTCGCTTCGCTATTCGCTCAGGCGTCCGCCGGGAATTGGGCATCCATCGTGCCGCACACGTGGCTGTGGACCTCGCCGCTGGGCCCGGAAATCCGGGCGGTGGAGATGGTCGACCCGGTACTCAAAGCCGACGTCGTGCTGGCGACCGGTTCGAGCGGACCCGGTTCGCCGATCGCACGGGCGCTCGCGGAATCGGCCGCCGGGCTGGCGCTGAACGAGTTTTTCGACGCCCAGCTCCTGGGCGTCACCCGCCGCCGCTGA